Proteins encoded by one window of Methanomassiliicoccales archaeon:
- the mtnA gene encoding S-methyl-5-thioribose-1-phosphate isomerase, with the protein MRALWYDSGKVTMIDQRLLPNTFKLVDFTKCSEVAASIKDMTVRGAPAIGVAAAYGMLLATKDGTKLEDAAKMLKVTRPTAHDLFFAVDSMLKAIRSGKDPELAARSYADDIVDKCRMIGEFGEPLIEDGARIMTHCNAGALATVDYGTALAPMRVAWNKGKKMFVYVSETRPRLQGMKLTAYELLNEGIPHAIIPDGASGHFMRKGVDLIIVGADRIAANGDFANKIGTYEKAVLAKELGIPFYTAAPISTFDFTIENGEQIPIEDRSEDEVTMIDGHLIAPKGCKALNPSFDMTPSRYVTGIITEIGIIKPNEVSKVRRMLQ; encoded by the coding sequence ATGAGAGCGCTCTGGTATGACTCGGGAAAGGTCACCATGATCGACCAGCGCCTCTTGCCCAACACGTTCAAGCTGGTCGATTTCACCAAATGCAGCGAGGTGGCGGCCAGCATCAAGGATATGACGGTGAGGGGGGCACCGGCCATCGGAGTCGCGGCGGCCTACGGGATGCTGCTGGCCACCAAGGATGGGACGAAATTGGAGGACGCGGCGAAGATGCTGAAGGTCACCAGACCGACGGCTCACGACCTGTTCTTTGCCGTCGACTCGATGCTGAAGGCTATCCGCTCCGGAAAGGACCCGGAACTGGCAGCCCGGTCCTATGCTGACGATATCGTTGACAAATGCAGGATGATAGGCGAGTTCGGAGAACCGCTCATCGAGGACGGCGCAAGGATCATGACCCACTGCAACGCCGGCGCGCTGGCCACCGTCGATTACGGGACGGCACTGGCGCCCATGCGGGTGGCATGGAACAAAGGCAAGAAGATGTTCGTTTACGTTTCCGAGACCCGGCCCAGGCTGCAGGGCATGAAGCTCACCGCCTATGAGCTGTTGAACGAAGGCATTCCGCACGCCATCATACCGGATGGGGCGTCCGGACACTTCATGCGAAAAGGCGTTGATCTCATTATCGTAGGGGCAGACCGCATCGCCGCCAACGGGGACTTTGCCAACAAGATCGGCACCTACGAAAAGGCAGTTCTGGCCAAAGAGCTCGGGATCCCATTCTACACCGCCGCGCCGATCTCCACCTTCGATTTCACGATCGAGAACGGCGAACAGATCCCGATCGAGGACCGTTCCGAGGACGAGGTAACGATGATCGACGGCCATCTCATCGCCCCGAAGGGATGCAAGGCGTTGAACCCCTCATTCGATATGACCCCGAGCAGATATGTGACCGGGATCATCACCGAGATCGGGATCATCAAGCCCAACGAAGTCAGCAAGGTCAGGAGGATGCTCCAATGA
- a CDS encoding ribosomal biogenesis protein, with protein sequence MILVTKWFGVFLCEDETVRKFQLFDKDPKSVAKKLAAIQKGEILPEERSLAVRRMKVADVRLKKLGKPTVFDSSFIRPDAYGIEPGFMQKVMVELGKVRTREPLSEDKCIAQAIRAQDDIIVTINLMNERMHEWYGLHFPELSDYALDERYVELISKYGDRDKVLEVLQVELESVGSEMAEEDINIIRSVAGTLFDLYQRKADLDHYISEGMQKVAPNMTALLSANLAARLISLSGGLARLTKLPSSTVQLLGAEKAMFMHLRSGKRPPKHGIIFQHPWVNRAPYWQRGKISRSLGGKISIACKVDFYKGDFIGDQLKKQMDLRVEEVQKKYPNPPKRAPAPRPRWNNDRKGRR encoded by the coding sequence ATGATACTCGTCACCAAATGGTTCGGCGTCTTTCTCTGCGAAGATGAAACAGTTAGGAAGTTCCAGCTGTTCGACAAAGACCCAAAATCGGTGGCGAAAAAGCTCGCCGCGATCCAAAAGGGCGAGATACTCCCGGAGGAGCGCAGCCTGGCCGTCAGAAGGATGAAGGTCGCCGACGTCAGGCTGAAGAAGCTGGGCAAGCCGACAGTGTTCGATTCCTCCTTCATCCGTCCAGATGCCTACGGCATCGAGCCTGGCTTCATGCAGAAGGTCATGGTTGAGCTGGGCAAGGTGCGTACCCGCGAACCGCTCAGCGAGGACAAGTGCATCGCCCAAGCCATACGGGCACAGGACGACATCATCGTGACCATCAACCTGATGAACGAACGCATGCATGAATGGTACGGCCTTCACTTCCCGGAGCTCTCCGACTACGCTTTGGACGAGCGGTATGTTGAGCTGATATCCAAGTATGGGGACCGGGACAAGGTGCTGGAGGTCCTCCAGGTGGAACTGGAATCGGTCGGTTCCGAGATGGCCGAGGAGGACATCAACATCATCCGTTCGGTGGCCGGGACGCTGTTCGACCTGTATCAGCGCAAGGCGGACCTGGACCATTATATCTCGGAGGGGATGCAGAAGGTCGCCCCGAACATGACCGCCCTATTGTCCGCAAACCTAGCCGCCCGACTGATCTCGCTCTCCGGAGGTCTGGCCCGCCTTACGAAATTACCATCCAGCACGGTGCAGCTGCTAGGGGCGGAGAAGGCCATGTTCATGCACCTCAGGTCGGGCAAGAGGCCCCCCAAGCATGGCATCATCTTCCAGCACCCATGGGTCAACCGGGCGCCCTATTGGCAGAGAGGCAAGATCTCCCGTTCCCTGGGCGGGAAGATCTCCATCGCCTGCAAGGTCGACTTCTACAAGGGCGACTTCATCGGCGACCAGCTGAAGAAGCAGATGGATCTGCGCGTCGAAGAGGTGCAGAAGAAGTACCCCAACCCGCCCAAGCGCGCACCGGCCCCGAGACCCAGATGGAATAACGACCGAAAGGGCAGAAGGTAA
- a CDS encoding ArsR family transcriptional regulator: MPKKGTDFDVYSTSSGLRQISNPVRQKILSELQRRDLSLSEIAVLTGKAQSTLSVHLEKMVQEGLIGFRDDPLDNRRKIFYIISKPIGSSVVPREELKKAIGSTISRSVGTPSAFLKGTIRSIVIGMEAIGFNMDPVLKDIGKQIGTELAKQFKAAKVEDLITEVKQFYGTHELGELVVYSLHPVTLIIRDEYDCSKNPDVGKTLCLLNEGILEAIFEAKLGMPLRVVEKDTFGSGFNMCKYVIEPSL, encoded by the coding sequence ATGCCAAAGAAGGGTACGGACTTCGATGTTTATTCTACCAGCAGTGGGTTGAGGCAGATATCGAACCCCGTCAGGCAAAAGATCCTGAGCGAACTGCAACGGAGGGACCTCAGCCTGAGCGAGATCGCGGTGCTGACCGGGAAGGCCCAGTCCACACTGTCGGTGCATCTGGAGAAGATGGTCCAGGAAGGTCTCATCGGATTCCGCGATGACCCGCTGGACAACCGTAGGAAGATCTTCTACATCATATCCAAACCGATCGGTTCGTCGGTGGTTCCCCGGGAAGAGCTGAAGAAGGCCATTGGAAGCACGATCTCCCGTTCGGTCGGCACTCCAAGTGCGTTTTTGAAAGGCACCATACGTTCCATCGTGATCGGGATGGAGGCCATCGGTTTCAACATGGACCCGGTCCTGAAGGACATCGGCAAACAGATCGGTACGGAGCTGGCCAAGCAGTTCAAGGCGGCCAAGGTGGAGGACCTGATCACCGAGGTGAAACAGTTCTACGGCACCCACGAGCTGGGAGAGCTGGTGGTGTATTCCTTGCATCCGGTCACGCTGATCATCAGGGACGAATACGACTGCTCCAAGAACCCCGATGTGGGCAAGACGCTGTGCCTGCTCAACGAGGGCATCCTGGAGGCGATATTCGAGGCGAAGCTGGGAATGCCCCTGCGCGTGGTCGAGAAGGATACCTTCGGCAGCGGTTTCAACATGTGCAAGTACGTCATCGAGCCATCGCTGTGA
- a CDS encoding ABC transporter ATP-binding protein produces MPAIELKGVSKYYGKLAAVDRVDLRIEEGEYITILGPSGCGKTTLIRMIAGIITPTEGTVTIGGKDMNGVPIEDRDIGYVFQNIALFPNLTVKDNVSYSPRVMGKEVEEQDGIAHKYLELVKLLEKMDMFPNELCGGEQQKASLARALATGSKVILLDEPLSALDARVRVDLRYELRRLVKSLGITTVHVTHDQDEAMSVSDRIVLMKTGSVVEIGTPEQLYSKPHKIFTANFIGETNLLEGWIISVNDGITKVALRDDSLVEVLNSTMRPGDPVVVSVRPEFVFPFTSGLHATINTITYMGTYWHIQSMADSQDRMDFDVPTSDGNLYHLGQEIYLMINKKAAVVYPRPIEGIAEAVKLE; encoded by the coding sequence ATGCCGGCCATCGAATTGAAGGGCGTTTCCAAATACTACGGAAAGCTGGCGGCGGTGGACCGTGTGGACCTCCGGATCGAGGAGGGAGAATACATCACCATACTCGGTCCGTCGGGATGCGGTAAGACCACGCTCATTCGCATGATAGCTGGGATCATCACCCCGACCGAAGGGACGGTCACAATCGGCGGCAAGGACATGAACGGTGTGCCCATCGAGGACCGGGACATCGGGTATGTGTTCCAGAACATCGCCCTCTTCCCCAATCTCACCGTCAAGGACAATGTGTCATATTCCCCCCGGGTGATGGGCAAGGAGGTGGAAGAGCAGGACGGCATCGCTCATAAGTATCTGGAGCTGGTCAAGCTGCTGGAAAAGATGGACATGTTCCCCAACGAGCTGTGCGGCGGAGAGCAGCAAAAGGCGTCGCTGGCCCGGGCACTGGCCACCGGTTCGAAGGTGATCCTGCTGGATGAGCCCCTCTCAGCGCTGGATGCCCGTGTCCGCGTTGACCTCAGATACGAATTGAGGCGCCTAGTGAAATCACTGGGAATAACCACCGTGCACGTCACCCATGATCAGGACGAGGCGATGTCGGTCTCCGACCGGATCGTCCTGATGAAAACTGGATCGGTGGTGGAGATAGGCACACCGGAGCAGCTATACTCCAAGCCGCACAAGATATTCACCGCCAACTTCATCGGCGAGACCAACCTGCTGGAGGGTTGGATAATATCCGTGAACGATGGCATTACCAAGGTAGCTCTCAGGGACGATTCCCTGGTGGAGGTATTGAACTCCACCATGAGGCCAGGCGATCCGGTGGTCGTCTCGGTGCGTCCGGAGTTCGTTTTCCCCTTTACCAGCGGATTGCACGCGACCATAAACACCATTACCTACATGGGAACTTACTGGCACATTCAATCCATGGCAGACAGTCAAGACAGGATGGATTTCGATGTTCCGACATCGGATGGAAACCTGTATCACTTAGGTCAGGAGATTTACCTTATGATCAACAAGAAGGCGGCAGTGGTCTATCCCAGGCCGATCGAGGGAATTGCGGAGGCTGTGAAACTTGAGTGA
- a CDS encoding DUF47 family protein: protein MSDNKGTILDWFKVRRESVIMKGVRDHAQKIGDTVSELNRALAALCDSDKERALDAIKRLIYSEKEADMLEEMISEELSKGDMEPKEREDLLHLTQNMDNVADWAKEAGMNLQLVIEANVSVPLSMWRKYAEMTKELDFATKQLRNCVDSLGVNNDAVINYGRSVSISEHKLDEMYFSTKKEIFFAALDPRAIYLMRDLLHGIENSSDSCKDSADIIHILVISQIHKAR, encoded by the coding sequence TTGAGTGACAACAAAGGGACAATACTGGACTGGTTCAAGGTACGCCGTGAGTCGGTCATCATGAAAGGTGTCCGGGATCATGCGCAGAAGATCGGGGATACGGTGTCCGAGCTCAATCGGGCGCTGGCTGCCCTATGCGACAGCGACAAGGAAAGGGCGCTGGACGCCATAAAGCGATTGATATATTCGGAGAAGGAGGCGGATATGTTGGAGGAGATGATATCCGAGGAGCTCTCCAAGGGGGACATGGAGCCCAAGGAACGCGAGGACCTGCTGCACCTGACCCAGAACATGGACAACGTGGCAGATTGGGCCAAAGAGGCGGGCATGAACCTGCAGCTGGTGATCGAGGCAAATGTCAGCGTGCCGCTTTCGATGTGGAGGAAGTATGCCGAGATGACCAAGGAGCTGGATTTCGCCACCAAACAGCTGCGCAACTGTGTCGATTCCCTCGGCGTCAACAACGATGCGGTGATAAACTATGGCCGGAGCGTCAGCATCTCGGAGCACAAATTGGATGAGATGTACTTCTCCACCAAGAAGGAGATCTTCTTCGCCGCGCTGGACCCCCGCGCCATTTACCTCATGAGGGATCTTCTGCACGGGATCGAGAACTCCTCTGATTCATGCAAGGACTCCGCAGACATTATCCATATCCTGGTCATATCCCAAATCCACAAGGCAAGGTGA
- a CDS encoding agmatine deiminase family protein, producing MEQTPKSLGYAMPAEWAKHEATWISWPKNPLTFPKEIIASVEDTYSLMVKALSDGEIVKILVNDEATEKRVAEKVEKAGAVMRRVKIMRIVSADVWIRDYGPSFLLHKTSGQRAAVKWHFNAWGGKYDDLMYDEKTGDEVVKAAGGTVFRPNIILEGGSIEVNGMGTVLTTEQCLLNKNRNPKMTKLQIEDMVNQYLGTNNMIWLKSGIDGDDTDGHVDDFARFVSPNHVLCAFTTYKKGTNEDILRKNLDILKSARDQAGRKLEVEKLPLPKPLWLEEEKRWLPASYANFYIGNSAILLPVFNDSHDKEAIAILRSCFPKRNVIPINAVNLVYGYGGIHCITQQEPAPAPPVVPAVTAMAR from the coding sequence ATGGAGCAGACGCCAAAATCACTCGGATATGCCATGCCGGCGGAATGGGCCAAGCACGAGGCCACCTGGATATCGTGGCCGAAGAACCCGCTCACCTTCCCCAAGGAGATCATCGCGTCTGTCGAGGACACCTACTCCCTAATGGTCAAGGCCCTGAGCGATGGAGAGATCGTCAAGATACTGGTCAATGACGAGGCGACGGAGAAAAGAGTGGCCGAGAAGGTCGAGAAGGCGGGGGCGGTCATGCGTCGGGTGAAGATCATGCGCATCGTAAGCGCCGATGTCTGGATCCGGGACTATGGGCCGAGCTTCCTGCTTCACAAGACCAGCGGCCAGCGCGCCGCCGTCAAATGGCATTTCAATGCCTGGGGGGGCAAGTACGACGACCTTATGTACGATGAGAAGACCGGCGACGAAGTGGTAAAAGCGGCCGGGGGAACGGTATTCCGGCCGAACATCATCCTGGAAGGCGGTTCGATCGAGGTGAACGGCATGGGTACGGTGCTGACCACCGAGCAGTGCCTGCTCAACAAGAACCGCAACCCGAAGATGACCAAGCTCCAGATCGAGGACATGGTGAACCAGTACCTGGGCACCAACAACATGATCTGGCTGAAATCGGGCATCGACGGAGACGACACCGATGGGCACGTCGACGACTTCGCTCGCTTCGTCTCGCCGAACCACGTCCTTTGCGCCTTCACCACGTATAAGAAGGGGACGAACGAGGACATCCTGCGTAAGAACCTGGACATCCTGAAATCTGCCAGGGACCAGGCGGGCCGCAAACTTGAGGTGGAGAAGCTACCGCTGCCGAAGCCGCTGTGGCTTGAAGAGGAGAAGAGATGGCTTCCGGCCAGCTATGCCAACTTCTACATCGGCAACAGCGCCATTTTGCTGCCCGTGTTCAACGACAGCCATGACAAGGAAGCCATCGCCATCCTAAGGTCGTGTTTCCCCAAACGCAATGTCATTCCGATCAATGCGGTCAACCTGGTGTACGGCTATGGTGGCATTCATTGCATAACCCAGCAGGAACCGGCGCCGGCGCCTCCGGTGGTTCCAGCGGTCACAGCGATGGCTCGATGA
- the glmM gene encoding phosphoglucosamine mutase has translation MTARLFGTNGIRGVVNQEMNASFALEVGAAIGTHMGGKVAIATDCRTSADMIKSAVAAGLMASGANVLDIGMVPTPALQYYVKNSGVKGGVMITASHNPPEFNGIKCIDYDGTEMPREKEEKIEAIYFNKSSVHKNWKSVGTIGLVEGAARTYSAAIKQHVDVNTIASAKMNVVLDCANGAATATSPDLLADLGVRVISLNSNPQGTFPGHPSEPTADNLKDLMATVKATGADLGLAHDGDADRTIFVDDKGNFVFGDRSLAIVARHIVRQNGGGTVVTPVSSSSCVEDVVKAEGGEVVYTRVGSPVVARKMIEVGAIFGGEENGGLIFPEHQYCRDGGMTAAKMLEIVAMEGPLSKLLSTIPEYYLDKRKMECPEVRKSEVLKLVVEAFSKEKVDTTDGVKVYFGEGWTLIRPSGTEPIFRIFSEGRSPEAAKKCGDRCEKALKEILE, from the coding sequence ATGACGGCTAGACTCTTCGGGACCAACGGTATCAGGGGCGTGGTCAATCAGGAAATGAACGCATCGTTCGCGTTGGAAGTGGGCGCCGCGATAGGCACGCACATGGGAGGTAAAGTGGCCATCGCCACCGACTGCCGCACCTCCGCAGACATGATCAAGAGCGCGGTGGCCGCCGGTCTCATGGCCAGTGGGGCCAATGTCCTCGACATAGGAATGGTTCCGACTCCCGCGCTGCAGTATTATGTCAAGAATTCCGGCGTCAAGGGTGGTGTGATGATCACAGCCTCGCACAACCCGCCGGAGTTCAATGGGATCAAGTGCATCGATTATGACGGGACCGAGATGCCCCGGGAGAAGGAGGAGAAGATCGAGGCGATCTACTTCAACAAGTCCTCCGTTCACAAGAACTGGAAGTCGGTCGGGACGATCGGTCTGGTCGAGGGGGCGGCCAGAACATATTCCGCAGCCATCAAACAGCATGTGGACGTGAACACAATCGCCTCCGCCAAGATGAACGTGGTCCTCGATTGCGCCAACGGCGCCGCCACCGCGACCTCGCCGGACCTGTTGGCTGACCTCGGAGTGCGAGTGATCTCGCTCAACTCGAACCCGCAGGGAACGTTCCCCGGGCATCCTTCCGAACCAACCGCAGATAACCTGAAGGACCTGATGGCCACGGTCAAGGCGACCGGTGCCGATCTCGGCCTGGCTCACGACGGTGATGCCGATCGTACCATATTCGTCGATGACAAGGGCAATTTCGTCTTCGGGGACCGGTCCCTCGCCATCGTCGCCCGCCACATCGTCAGGCAGAACGGCGGCGGGACAGTTGTCACCCCGGTAAGCTCTTCCTCCTGCGTCGAGGACGTGGTCAAGGCGGAAGGGGGAGAGGTCGTGTACACACGCGTCGGTTCCCCGGTCGTGGCCAGGAAGATGATCGAGGTCGGAGCCATCTTCGGCGGCGAGGAGAACGGAGGCCTGATCTTCCCTGAGCACCAGTATTGCCGGGACGGAGGGATGACGGCTGCCAAGATGCTGGAGATCGTCGCCATGGAAGGACCGCTGTCCAAGCTTCTGTCCACCATCCCCGAATACTACCTGGACAAGCGCAAGATGGAATGCCCCGAGGTCAGAAAGTCAGAGGTTCTGAAGCTCGTCGTGGAGGCCTTCTCCAAGGAAAAGGTCGACACCACGGACGGGGTCAAGGTCTACTTCGGGGAGGGATGGACCCTGATCCGGCCATCGGGAACCGAGCCGATCTTCCGGATATTCTCCGAGGGCAGGAGTCCCGAGGCCGCAAAGAAGTGCGGCGACCGGTGCGAGAAGGCGCTGAAAGAGATACTGGAGTAA
- a CDS encoding ABC transporter ATP-binding protein, with product MPSIELKAIKKSYGSIKAADGLDLEVKNGEYLCLLGPTGAGKTTTLRVLAGLIKPDSGSVKFDGKDMGKVEPEDRKAVLLSQTYSLFPQLTVAENILFGPEINRETEEEKVRTLSDMLDMVRLTTRADAYPRELSGGMQQRTALARAMASGADILLLDEPLRALDARLRISLRYELRSLAKALGITTVHVTHDQDEAMVMADRIAVIRDGRILQIGTPAEVFDHPNSPFIANFVGQSNFFVGRVVQKRESTRVTNGRFEVEARPSNIDIDEEAVVGIKVGNTEVYRDQPGFFSGTIERILFEGRNLHVDVAVEGIGRFSAKVPSWRMGKISKGDKVNIRWNWDKATVFKMPEKGLEEELKVE from the coding sequence ATGCCGTCCATCGAACTGAAAGCCATCAAGAAATCGTACGGCTCGATCAAGGCGGCCGATGGCCTGGACCTGGAGGTGAAGAACGGCGAGTACCTGTGTCTCCTGGGGCCGACCGGGGCGGGAAAGACCACCACGTTGCGGGTGCTTGCCGGGCTCATCAAACCAGATTCCGGGAGCGTCAAGTTCGACGGGAAGGACATGGGCAAGGTGGAACCAGAGGACAGGAAGGCCGTTCTGCTGTCACAGACCTATTCATTGTTCCCGCAGCTCACGGTGGCGGAGAACATACTGTTCGGCCCGGAGATAAATAGGGAAACGGAGGAGGAGAAGGTCAGGACCCTATCCGACATGCTGGACATGGTCCGGCTCACCACCCGGGCGGACGCCTATCCGAGGGAGCTCAGCGGGGGCATGCAGCAGCGTACCGCTTTGGCAAGGGCGATGGCATCTGGCGCGGACATCCTGTTGCTGGATGAGCCACTAAGGGCGCTCGATGCCAGGTTGAGGATAAGCCTGAGATACGAGCTCCGTTCCCTGGCCAAGGCCCTAGGGATCACCACCGTGCACGTCACGCACGATCAGGACGAGGCAATGGTGATGGCGGACCGCATAGCGGTGATTAGGGACGGGAGGATACTACAGATCGGAACACCGGCAGAAGTGTTCGATCACCCGAACTCCCCGTTCATCGCCAACTTCGTAGGTCAATCCAATTTCTTCGTTGGAAGAGTGGTACAGAAAAGGGAATCGACAAGGGTGACGAACGGTCGTTTTGAGGTTGAGGCAAGACCTTCCAACATCGATATCGATGAGGAGGCGGTGGTCGGTATCAAGGTGGGCAATACCGAGGTGTACCGGGATCAGCCAGGGTTCTTCTCCGGCACCATAGAGCGCATCCTGTTCGAAGGCCGCAACCTGCACGTCGACGTAGCCGTGGAAGGTATCGGTCGTTTCTCAGCCAAGGTCCCTTCATGGCGCATGGGCAAGATATCGAAGGGGGACAAGGTCAACATCAGATGGAACTGGGACAAGGCGACGGTCTTCAAGATGCCGGAAAAGGGACTCGAAGAGGAGCTGAAGGTGGAATAA
- the speB gene encoding agmatinase, with amino-acid sequence MVLPGVSFNEARSSFEKAHFVIVGVPFDRTTSFRSGTRAGPNAVREASYNFESYLFEHDTNLVDIPIHDAGNIEQCGTPEEMFKATKAEAKSIVSAGKFPIFIGGEHSISIPVIEAFDDIGVISIDAHLDFREEYMGSRMSHACVMRRAADHVGIENVLPFGVRSISAEEKKHKMPNYIDAYQIHDQGLETSWKRAMNMMRKEKVYFSLDIDGIDPAYAPGTGTPEPFGLSTYDVKKCINMLGERMVGFDVNEISPPYDHGNTAALGARMIQEVICVVWKHNGKK; translated from the coding sequence ATGGTCCTCCCCGGCGTCTCGTTCAACGAGGCAAGGTCCTCATTCGAGAAGGCGCATTTCGTCATCGTCGGGGTACCCTTCGACCGGACCACCTCGTTCCGCTCCGGGACACGGGCCGGACCGAACGCGGTCAGGGAAGCGTCCTACAACTTCGAAAGCTACCTTTTTGAACACGACACCAACCTGGTGGACATTCCGATACACGACGCTGGCAATATAGAACAGTGCGGCACTCCGGAGGAGATGTTCAAGGCCACCAAGGCGGAGGCGAAAAGCATCGTCTCGGCGGGCAAGTTCCCCATATTCATCGGCGGGGAGCATTCGATCTCAATACCAGTCATCGAGGCCTTCGACGACATAGGCGTCATCTCCATTGACGCCCATCTCGATTTCCGGGAGGAGTACATGGGCAGCCGGATGTCCCACGCCTGTGTCATGAGGAGGGCGGCCGATCACGTCGGGATCGAGAACGTGCTGCCGTTCGGCGTGAGGTCGATCTCGGCCGAAGAGAAGAAGCACAAGATGCCCAACTACATCGACGCCTACCAGATCCACGACCAGGGCCTCGAGACCTCGTGGAAGAGGGCGATGAACATGATGCGCAAGGAGAAGGTCTACTTCTCACTGGACATCGACGGCATCGACCCCGCCTACGCACCCGGCACCGGGACTCCGGAGCCTTTCGGCCTGAGCACCTATGACGTGAAGAAGTGCATCAACATGCTCGGGGAGAGAATGGTCGGTTTCGACGTTAACGAGATCTCACCCCCATATGATCACGGGAACACCGCAGCGCTCGGTGCCAGGATGATCCAAGAGGTCATCTGCGTGGTCTGGAAGCATAACGGTAAAAAGTAA
- a CDS encoding translation initiation factor IF-5A, whose amino-acid sequence MSWTQQEVRELKEGRYMLIDNEPCKIVNISTSKPGKHGEAKANIDAIGVFDNKKRQIVHPVKHKVQVPLIDKRKAQVLAVMGDEVQLMDLETYETFQLPVPEEFAGQFHNGEEIMYLVAMDRRKITKV is encoded by the coding sequence ATGTCGTGGACGCAACAGGAAGTCCGTGAACTTAAGGAAGGACGTTACATGCTCATCGACAATGAGCCTTGCAAGATCGTCAATATTTCCACATCCAAGCCAGGGAAGCATGGAGAAGCGAAAGCGAACATCGACGCCATTGGAGTTTTCGACAACAAGAAGCGCCAGATCGTTCACCCGGTTAAGCATAAAGTGCAGGTACCCCTCATCGACAAGCGGAAGGCCCAGGTCCTGGCCGTAATGGGCGATGAGGTCCAGCTGATGGATCTGGAGACCTATGAGACCTTCCAGCTCCCAGTGCCCGAGGAGTTCGCTGGCCAGTTCCACAACGGCGAGGAGATCATGTACCTCGTCGCCATGGACCGCCGGAAGATCACCAAGGTCTGA
- a CDS encoding class II aldolase/adducin family protein: MIEEARREIVEYGKLLYQKGLTVGTAGNISLRGEGRTMLITPTSTCKGMLDPDRLVLIDLDEGKVLSGGRPSIETPFHLALYRTRPEVNAVIHTHPAYCTALAVKGIKVQPGLTPEGLLVLGRDVPMVPYATPGTADLAKALSEAPSAAMAFLLEKHGAIAVGKDMSEAFHRMETLEFMAHLQCNVRSLGGAEQLSPAEVDRILKR, from the coding sequence ATGATCGAAGAGGCAAGGCGAGAGATCGTCGAGTATGGCAAGCTACTCTACCAGAAGGGATTGACGGTCGGCACGGCCGGTAACATCAGCCTCCGGGGCGAGGGGAGAACGATGCTCATCACCCCGACAAGCACATGCAAAGGCATGCTGGACCCAGACCGGCTGGTGCTCATCGACCTTGACGAAGGCAAGGTCCTGAGCGGAGGCAGACCCTCCATCGAGACCCCTTTCCACCTAGCGCTCTACAGGACCAGGCCGGAGGTCAACGCGGTCATCCACACTCACCCGGCATACTGTACGGCATTGGCGGTCAAGGGCATCAAGGTCCAACCGGGCCTGACACCTGAAGGCCTACTGGTGTTGGGACGCGATGTGCCGATGGTTCCGTACGCCACACCAGGGACCGCCGACCTGGCCAAGGCCCTCTCCGAGGCACCAAGCGCTGCCATGGCCTTCCTGCTGGAGAAGCACGGCGCGATAGCCGTGGGTAAGGACATGTCCGAGGCGTTCCACCGCATGGAGACCCTGGAGTTCATGGCCCATCTGCAATGCAACGTCCGTTCACTGGGAGGGGCGGAACAGCTTTCGCCGGCCGAGGTCGACCGGATCCTGAAGAGATGA